A genomic region of Cannabis sativa cultivar Pink pepper isolate KNU-18-1 chromosome 1, ASM2916894v1, whole genome shotgun sequence contains the following coding sequences:
- the LOC133037748 gene encoding cysteine-rich receptor-like protein kinase 10 — protein sequence MIMLIPIKIPNTLLFISSLLYISIGLSLGANPVYLYHSCPNTTTFAPNSIYQTNLNNLLSSLSSNATSEFHNTSAGEGSPSPVYGHFLCRGDVNTTACRDCVTFAVKDILKRCPVEKETVIWYDECQLRYSNRPFFGTVYTRPGLYLLNSGNITDQNRFNRLVNETTKAAAAEAAKGLAGDKKFATKDNNFNGFQRLYTLAQCTPDLNASGCSTCLTDAIGSLPICCSGKLGGRVLFPSCNVRYEVYPFYNQNSTTPLPPPTAQPTPAPPSFTSSSNGQGKISARTIIAIVVPIVVAILLVILGFCFITKRAKKYTLAKRVDDITTPESLQFDLATIEAATNKFSADYKLGEGGFGEVYKGTLSNGQQIAVKRLSKGSGQGAIEFKNEVVVLAKLEHRNLVRLLGFCLEGEEKLLVYEFLANKSLDTFLFDTERQGQLTWEIRYKIIGGIARGILYLHEDSQLRIIHRDLKASNILLDANMNSKISDFGMARMFDVDQTRGNTNRIVGTYGYMSPEYAMHGQFSLKSDVYSFGVLVLEIISGKRNSSFYESDYAEDLLSYAWKLWKDGNPLKLLDPTLVQSYSENEVLRCINIGLLCVQEDPEDRPTMKTIVLMFNSYSITLGVPKQPAFYNRTDVDMPSMGLKLDDSTSVGFPVSINEASITELYPR from the exons ATGATCATGCTCATTCCCATAAAAATTCCCAATACTCTTTTGTTTATTTCGTCGTTACTATACATCTCGATCGGGCTAAGCCTTGGAGCTAACCCCGTTTACCTCTACCACTCCTGTCCAAACACCACCACTTTCGCCCCAAACAGCATTTATCAAACTAATCTCAACAACCTTCTCTCCTCCCTTTCATCGAATGCCACCAGCGAATTCCATAACACCAGCGCCGGTGAAGGATCCCCCTCCCCTGTATACGGCCACTTCCTCTGCCGTGGAGATGTCAACACCACTGCATGCCGAGACTGCGTAACGTTCGCCGTCAAAGACATCCTCAAGCGGTGTCCTGTTGAGAAAGAGACTGTGATATGGTACGACGAGTGCCAATTGCGCTACTCCAACCGGCCGTTCTTCGGCACCGTATACACACGTCCTGGATTATATCTTCTGAATAGCGGTAATATTACTGACCAGAACCGGTTCAATCGGCTAGTCAACGAGACCACCAAGGCGGCGGCAGCTGAGGCTGCAAAAGGCTTGG CAGGGGACAAGAAATTCGCAACTAAAGATAACAATTTCAACGGGTTCCAAAGGCTATACACCCTTGCGCAGTGTACACCGGACCTGAACGCGTCAGGTTGCAGCACATGTCTCACCGATGCCATCGGAAGTCTTCCCATATGCTGCTCTGGAAAGCTTGGGGGAAGAGTTCTGTTTCCTAGCTGTAATGTTAGGTACGAGGTCTATCCCTTTTACAATCAAAATTCAACAACCCCCTTACCGCCACCAACAGCACAACCTACACCGGCTCCTCCAAGTTTCACATCGAGCTCAAATG GACAAGGGAAAATCTCAGCCCGAACGATCATTGCCATTGTGGTTCCAATTGTTGTTGCTATACTCCTAGTCATATTAGGATTCTGTTTCATAACAAAGAGAGCAAAAAAGTACACTTTGG CTAAGAGGGTTGACGATATTACTACCCCTGAGTCCTTACAGTTTGACTTGGCTACAATTGAAGCTGCCACAAACAAGTTCTCAGCTGATTATAAGTTAGGTGAAGGCGGATTTGGTGAGGTTTACAAG GGCACACTTTCAAATGGACAACAAATAGCTGTGAAGAGGCTATCAAAAGGTTCTGGACAAGGTGCAATAGAATTTAAGAATGAAGTTGTAGTATTAGCTAAGCTTGAACATAGAAACCTTGTGAGATTATTGGGATTTTGCTTGGAAGGAGAAGAGAAGTTGCTTGTCTATGAATTTCTTGCCAACAAAAGCCTTGACACTTTTCTATTTG ACACCGAGAGACAAGGACAGTTAACCTGGGAGATACGTTACAAGATTATAGGAGGGATTGCTCGAGGCATTTTATATCTCCACGAAGATTCTCAGCTTAGAATTATACATCGTGATCTCAAGGctagtaatattttattagatgCCAATATGAACTCAAAGATATCTGACTTTGGAATGGCTAGAATGTTTGATGTTGATCAAACTCGAGGAAATACAAATAGAATTGTTGGCACATA TGGTTACATGTCTCCAGAGTATGCAATGCACGGACAATTTTCCCTCAAGTCTGATGTGTATAGTTTTGGCGTCTTAGTACTTGAGATTATCAGTGGTAAAAGAAACAGTAGTTTTTATGAATCGGATTATGCTGAGGACCTCCTGAGCTAT GCTTGGAAACTTTGGAAAGATGGAAATCCATTAAAATTACTGGATCCAACACTGGTACAATCTTATTCAGAGAACGAGGTTTTGAGATGCATCAATATTGGGCTACTGTGTGTTCAAGAAGATCCAGAGgatagaccaacaatgaagacaaTAGTTCTTATGTTTAATAGTTACTCAATCACTCTGGGAGTACCAAAACAGCCTGCATTTTACAATAGAACAGATGTGGATATGCCTTCCATGGGACTAAAGTTGGATGATTCAACAAGTGTTGGGTTTCCAGTTTCAATCAATGAAGCATCAATCACCGAATTATACCCTCGATGA